A window of Microbispora hainanensis genomic DNA:
TCATCGGCCTGCAGACCGCGCGCGGCGAGATCCTCTGGCAGCGCGACGCCGAAGGAAGCCCGGCGGACTACGCACTGCTCACCGGGTGCTCCTCCATCCACCAGGGCCTGCGGTGCGGGGCGCTGCTCGCCGAACGGCTGGGCGACCCACAGCCCGACTGGGAGCTCGCCGCCGACCAGCTCGGCCACGTGATCGCCGGCCACCCGGAGGCGTTCGCCGACAAGAGCCGGTTCTCGATGGACTGGTACTACCCCGTGCTCGGCGGCGCCGTACGCGGGGCCGCGGCGGCACAGCGGTTCGACCTGGAGTGGGACACCTTCGTCGTACCCGGGCTCGGCGCGCGCTGCGTCTCCGACCAGCCCTGGGTCACCGGCGCGGAGTCGTGCGAGCTGGTGCTGGCGCTCGACGCGGCCGGGCTGCGGGAGCGCGCGCTGGCGGTGTTCGCCGACATGCAGCACCTGCGCCACGAGGACGGCTCCTACTGGACCGGGTGGCAGTTCGTGAACGAGCGGCACTTCCCCAACGAGCGGTCGGCCTACACGGCCGCCGCGGTGGTGCTCGCCGCGGACGCCCTCTCCCGCGCCACCCCCGGCTCGGGGATCTTCCGCGACGCCGGCGGCCGGGAGGCCCGCATCACCGGCGAGTGCGGCTG
This region includes:
- a CDS encoding prenyltransferase, which encodes MTRVPDVPGIITAEQVVRTAESIAAVQDDQGGVPWPEGHIDAWNHIECLMALTVAGLRDEARRGYDWLVRHQRPDGSWPMKVRDGEPAEAAGESNHAAYVAVGVWHDLLVTGDEDFARSMWPMVTRALDFVIGLQTARGEILWQRDAEGSPADYALLTGCSSIHQGLRCGALLAERLGDPQPDWELAADQLGHVIAGHPEAFADKSRFSMDWYYPVLGGAVRGAAAAQRFDLEWDTFVVPGLGARCVSDQPWVTGAESCELVLALDAAGLRERALAVFADMQHLRHEDGSYWTGWQFVNERHFPNERSAYTAAAVVLAADALSRATPGSGIFRDAGGREARITGECGCERARA